The Euleptes europaea isolate rEulEur1 chromosome 2, rEulEur1.hap1, whole genome shotgun sequence genome has a segment encoding these proteins:
- the MEF2B gene encoding myocyte-specific enhancer factor 2B, whose product MGRKKIQISRILDQRNRQVTFTKRKFGLMKKAYELSVLCDCEIALIIFNSTNRLFQYASTDMDKVLLKYTEYSEPHESRTNLDILETLKRKGLGLESPELDLEESLAPVGKLRRLGEGVDLSTSRPKLCSAASLSSLEGASMGTPLSGSEGGLSSTGGSPLQTSRLPPFKPALPRHGAPSRRSPGPLASGIGYPIFSHGNLSRALTNRTPPPLYLGADARRTDGHHSSDRNNQRSLYPSFQTMSPVLPSGSTSLPGHGLPGYPFLPCNQAEYPSGDGALHPFGLQAGPVATWQRDMAVARHPSLGATSRAADQPSLTSASPPSHQPVSVKSERVSPMASCPATPPQPPLCARPSLGEVPMDDYVKAYHYSLFFSRPLAEEQRHPSVSARRLQAAVEDWQR is encoded by the exons ATGGGGCGGAAAAAGATCCAGATCAGCCGCATCTTGGACCAAAGGAACCGGCAG GTCACCTTCACCAAGAGGAAGTTTGGGCTGATGAAGAAGGCGTACGAGCTGAGCGTTCTGTGTGACTGTGAAATCGCCCTCATCATTTTCAACAGCACCAACCGTCTCTTCCAGTACGCCAGCACAGACATGGATAAGGTGCTCCTGAAGTACACTGAATACAGTGAGCCGCACGAGAGCCGGACCAATTTGGATATCCTGGAG ACTCTGAAACGAAAGGGCCTGGGTCTAGAGAGCCCGGAACTGGATCTTGAAGAATCTTTGGCCCCCGTGGGGAAACTGAGGCGGCTCGGCGAGGGTGTGGACCTGAGTACATCGCGGCCAAAACTTTGT TCGGCTGCTTCCTTGTCTAGTCTAGAGGGGGCGTCGATGGGAACTCCCCTCTCTGGAAGTGAGGGGGGCCTGAGCAGCACAGGGGGGTCTCCCCTCCAAACGAGTCGTTTGCCTCCGTTCAAGCCGGCTCTCCCCAGGCATGGGGCCCCTTCCAGGCGCTCTCCGGGACCCCTCGCATCAG GTATTGGCTACCCGATCTTCTCGCACGGCAACCTGAGCCGCGCGTTGACCAACAGAACCCCTCCCCCGCTGTACCTGGGGGCTGACGCCCGCCGGACCGATGGACACCATTCCAGCGACAGGAACAAC CAGCGTTCCTTGTATCCCAGCTTCCAGACCATGAGCCCAGTGTTGCCCTCCGGAAGTACCTCTCTTCCCGGACACGGTCTGCCGGGTTACCCTTTCCTCCCCTGCAACCAAGCAG AGTATCCCTCCGGAGACGGCGCCTTGCATCCCTTCGGCCTCCAGGCTGGCCCTGTGGCTACGTGGCAACGAGACATGGCCGTGGCCAGGCACCCATCTCTGGG GGCGACCAGTCGAGCGGCCGACCAGCCTTCGCTGACTTCCGCCTCCCCTCCCTCGCACCAGCCCGTCAGCGTCAAGTCCGAGCGGGTATCCCCGATGGCCAGCTGTCCCGCAACCCCCCCGCAGCCACCTCTGTGCGCCCGTCCCTCCCTTGGGGAGGTCCCCATGGACGACTACGTCAAGGCCTACCACTACTCCCTGTTCTTCTCCCGCCCCCTGGCCGAAGAGCAGAGGCACCCCAGCGTTTCCGCACGCCGTCTGCAGGCCGCTGTCGAGGACTGGCAAAGATAA